In one window of Bradyrhizobium sp. AZCC 1721 DNA:
- a CDS encoding four-carbon acid sugar kinase family protein gives MTPSLSLPDGPLIAFYGDDYTGSSAAMEALTFAGLPTILFLELPSPEQLATAVQFRGIGIAGTARAKDPAWMELNLPPAFDMLAGIGAPISHYKVCSTFDSAPHIGSIGRAIDLAVPRLGGAWHPLLVASPAMGRYQVFGNLFATVNAVGHRLDRHPTMSRHPVTPMDEADLGRHLARQTARRIGLVDFVTMANGEADRTLARVSAGGAEIISLDVLDQSSLIEAGRLMWEHRGDRLFAVGSQGVEQALVAYWRSFGLIADTGPQMSFSAVQRIACISGSCSPVTAAQIAYAAENGFEVVRLDAARAVDMAEWTKEIGRGADRGLAAVSAGRDPLLITASGPDDPAICALNAAIEASGVSTAAINDRIGAGLGWALDRILQTTRLQRAVVAGGDTSGHALQAMGIYALSAIAPLVSGAPLCRAASNREHANVEIALKGGQVGGVDLFCLARDGKAI, from the coding sequence ATGACACCCTCCTTAAGCCTTCCCGATGGCCCGCTGATCGCATTTTATGGCGACGACTACACCGGCTCTTCGGCCGCGATGGAAGCGCTGACCTTCGCTGGCCTTCCGACGATTTTGTTCCTTGAGCTTCCAAGTCCGGAGCAACTTGCCACAGCAGTGCAATTCCGCGGCATCGGCATCGCCGGCACCGCGCGCGCGAAAGATCCGGCCTGGATGGAGCTCAACCTCCCGCCCGCCTTCGACATGCTCGCCGGCATTGGCGCACCGATTTCGCACTACAAGGTCTGCTCTACCTTCGACTCGGCGCCGCATATTGGCTCGATCGGGCGGGCGATCGATCTGGCGGTGCCGCGTCTTGGCGGTGCCTGGCATCCGCTGCTGGTCGCCTCGCCCGCGATGGGCCGCTACCAGGTTTTCGGCAATCTCTTCGCGACCGTGAACGCCGTCGGCCATCGGCTCGACCGCCATCCGACGATGTCGCGCCATCCGGTGACGCCGATGGACGAGGCCGATCTTGGCCGTCATCTCGCCCGTCAGACTGCGCGGCGGATCGGGCTTGTCGATTTCGTCACCATGGCCAATGGCGAGGCAGACCGGACGTTGGCGCGTGTGAGCGCCGGCGGCGCTGAAATCATCTCGCTCGATGTGCTTGACCAGTCGTCTCTGATCGAGGCCGGACGCCTCATGTGGGAACACCGTGGCGATCGGTTGTTCGCGGTGGGCTCTCAGGGCGTGGAGCAGGCGCTGGTTGCCTATTGGCGGTCGTTTGGCCTGATCGCGGACACCGGGCCCCAGATGTCGTTCTCTGCCGTACAGCGGATCGCCTGCATCTCCGGTTCGTGTTCGCCTGTCACGGCCGCGCAAATTGCCTATGCCGCCGAGAATGGGTTTGAAGTCGTGCGGCTGGATGCAGCCCGCGCCGTCGACATGGCCGAATGGACAAAGGAAATCGGTCGCGGCGCCGACCGCGGCCTTGCGGCTGTTTCTGCCGGGCGCGATCCGCTTCTAATCACTGCAAGCGGGCCGGACGATCCGGCGATCTGCGCTCTTAACGCCGCGATCGAAGCGAGTGGAGTAAGCACGGCGGCAATTAACGACCGGATCGGCGCCGGGCTTGGCTGGGCACTCGATCGCATCCTGCAAACGACTCGCCTGCAGCGCGCGGTGGTCGCCGGCGGCGACACCTCCGGCCACGCGCTCCAGGCCATGGGCATCTATGCTCTCAGCGCGATCGCTCCGCTGGTTTCGGGGGCGCCGCTTTGCCGCGCCGCATCGAACCGTGAGCACGCAAACGTTGAGATCGCGCTCAAGGGCGGACAGGTCGGCGGCGTCGACCTGTTCTGCCTGGCGAGAGACGGCAAGGCGATTTGA
- a CDS encoding ribulose-bisphosphate carboxylase large subunit family protein, with amino-acid sequence MTAPVRIEADYLIETPCDPRATAEIMAGEQSSGTFVAVPGETPELKQRAAARVERIELLDPLSAPSLPVARPVNSEGPWRRALVTLSWPLDNIGASLPNLVTTVAGNLWELRQLTGLRLLDLRLPLAFASAYAGPKFGVAGTRELTGVRGRPLIGTIIKPSVGLNAAETASLVATLCEAGIDFIKDDELQSDGSSCPFDERVRAVMRVVNDHAGRTGKKVMLAFNLTGEIDQMRRRHDFVLTQGGSCVMASINSIGLAGMIELGRYTQLPLHAHRNGWGALNRHPALGWQFAAWQKIWRLAGADHIHVNGIGNKFSESDDSVIASAQATLTPLFEQRPCVAMPVFSSGQTAAQALPTYHALGSTDLIFAAGGGILAHPDGPAAGVAELRAAWDDAMSRKAPHSP; translated from the coding sequence GTGACAGCTCCTGTTCGCATCGAGGCGGATTATCTGATCGAGACGCCCTGCGATCCGCGCGCGACCGCAGAAATCATGGCGGGCGAACAATCCAGCGGCACCTTCGTCGCCGTGCCCGGCGAAACGCCTGAGCTCAAGCAAAGAGCCGCAGCCCGCGTCGAGCGCATCGAATTGCTTGATCCGTTGTCTGCGCCGTCATTGCCGGTGGCGCGGCCAGTCAATTCGGAGGGTCCCTGGCGGCGCGCGCTGGTGACGCTGTCCTGGCCGCTCGACAATATCGGCGCGTCGCTGCCCAATCTGGTGACGACAGTTGCCGGCAATCTCTGGGAATTGCGCCAGCTCACCGGGCTGCGGCTGCTCGATCTGCGGCTGCCGCTCGCATTCGCATCCGCTTATGCCGGGCCCAAGTTTGGTGTTGCCGGAACGCGCGAGCTGACCGGCGTGCGCGGCCGTCCGCTGATCGGCACCATCATCAAGCCGAGCGTTGGGCTCAATGCAGCGGAGACGGCAAGCCTCGTTGCCACTCTTTGCGAGGCCGGGATCGATTTCATCAAGGACGATGAGTTGCAGTCCGATGGATCTTCTTGCCCATTCGATGAACGCGTGCGCGCGGTGATGCGCGTGGTGAACGATCATGCCGGGCGGACGGGCAAGAAAGTGATGCTCGCCTTCAACCTCACCGGCGAGATCGACCAGATGCGCCGCCGCCATGATTTCGTGCTGACGCAAGGCGGCAGTTGCGTGATGGCGAGCATCAACTCGATTGGGCTCGCCGGCATGATCGAGCTCGGTCGCTACACCCAGCTTCCGCTTCATGCGCATCGCAACGGCTGGGGCGCGTTGAACCGGCATCCGGCGCTCGGCTGGCAGTTTGCAGCCTGGCAAAAGATCTGGCGGCTTGCCGGCGCCGATCACATTCATGTCAACGGCATCGGAAACAAGTTCAGCGAGTCCGATGACAGCGTGATCGCATCCGCCCAAGCCACGCTCACGCCCTTGTTCGAGCAAAGGCCTTGCGTCGCCATGCCGGTGTTTTCATCCGGCCAGACCGCCGCGCAGGCGCTTCCAACCTATCATGCACTGGGATCAACCGATCTGATCTTCGCCGCTGGCGGCGGCATCCTGGCACATCCCGACGGACCTGCCGCTGGGGTAGCCGAACTGCGTGCGGCATGGGACGACGCCATGTCCCGCAAGGCGCCGCATAGCCCATGA
- a CDS encoding VOC family protein, with amino-acid sequence MSRFFGEIRQAGYVVNDIEKAMDYWSRELGIGPWFYNPRVPIVNYRYRGEAYEPHNSVALANSGPLQMELIQIRNDAPSMYADFLKAGHTGLQHVAYWTENYDADLARLEAQGFRPVMSGEVGPRGRFVYFDTEYHPGTVIELSEVAGPKGKMFDLIREAARGWDGSDPVRAFPDLSKL; translated from the coding sequence ATGAGCCGCTTCTTTGGCGAGATCCGGCAGGCCGGATACGTCGTCAACGACATCGAAAAAGCCATGGACTACTGGAGCCGCGAACTCGGGATCGGGCCGTGGTTCTACAATCCGCGTGTGCCGATCGTGAACTATCGCTATCGCGGCGAGGCTTATGAGCCGCACAATTCGGTCGCGCTGGCGAACTCCGGACCGTTGCAGATGGAATTGATCCAGATCCGCAACGATGCGCCGTCGATGTATGCCGATTTCCTCAAGGCGGGGCATACTGGCTTGCAGCACGTCGCCTACTGGACTGAAAACTACGACGCCGACCTGGCCCGTCTCGAAGCCCAGGGATTCAGACCAGTGATGAGCGGCGAAGTCGGTCCCCGCGGCCGCTTCGTCTATTTCGATACCGAATATCACCCAGGAACCGTGATCGAATTGTCGGAGGTCGCCGGCCCCAAGGGCAAGATGTTCGATCTGATCCGTGAGGCGGCGCGAGGCTGGGATGGAAGCGATCCCGTGCGCGCCTTTCCCGATCTCAGCAAGCTCTAG
- a CDS encoding TRAP transporter large permease, whose product MTIAEHPMSGYLEAGHGPASASTRGLARAFAALDRGLGAAVETAAAGLVVIEIIILLAGVISRYVFRSPLVWSDELASILFLWLSMLGTVIALRRGEHMRMTGLMRYLGQRARAFFEVMATTASLALLALILYPAFDYASEERFIVTPALEISNAWRAAAIPVGLVLMTITAVIGLARRHRAPFILAGLIATAGIVAAFWLAGPALQPLGRSNLIIFFIGVVAANVFAGVPIAFSFALATFGYLALTTTTPMMVMVGRLDEGMSHLILLAVPLFIFLGALIEMTGMARAMIQFLASLLGHVRGGLSYVLIGAMYLVSGISGSKIADMAAIAPVLLPEMQRRGAKPGDLVALLAATGAQTETIPPSIVLITIGSVTGISIAALFTGGLLPALVVGAALCVVVWRRYRHEDLSHVRRYSAREIAKLALPALPAILLPFVIRTAVVEGVATATEVSTIGIVYAVLMGLLVYRQFPWRRLKPMLVETASLTGAIIFIVGSATAMAWGLTQSGFSQQLAQAMAAIPGGAYGFLAISIPAFVILGSVLEGIPAIVLFGPLLFPIAKQAGVHEVHYAMVVIFAMGIGLFSPPFGVGYYGACAISRISPDEGLKHIWGYVVALFVGLLIVAAVPWLSTGFLKF is encoded by the coding sequence ATGACGATTGCCGAGCATCCGATGAGCGGCTATTTGGAGGCCGGGCATGGCCCCGCCTCTGCATCGACGCGCGGTCTCGCGCGGGCGTTTGCCGCCCTCGATCGTGGGCTGGGCGCAGCGGTCGAAACCGCCGCCGCCGGCCTCGTCGTGATCGAGATCATCATTCTGCTCGCCGGCGTCATCAGCCGCTATGTCTTCCGCAGTCCGCTGGTCTGGTCCGACGAACTGGCCTCCATCCTGTTTCTCTGGCTTTCTATGCTCGGCACCGTGATCGCGCTGCGCCGCGGCGAGCACATGCGTATGACGGGGCTCATGCGTTATCTCGGTCAGCGCGCACGGGCTTTTTTCGAGGTGATGGCCACGACGGCATCGCTCGCATTGTTGGCATTGATCCTCTATCCCGCATTCGACTATGCGAGCGAGGAGCGCTTCATCGTGACCCCTGCGCTCGAGATCAGCAACGCCTGGCGCGCTGCGGCAATTCCCGTGGGCCTGGTGCTGATGACCATCACCGCCGTGATCGGTCTGGCGCGCCGTCATCGCGCCCCGTTCATCCTCGCAGGTCTCATCGCCACCGCGGGTATCGTCGCTGCATTCTGGCTGGCCGGACCAGCCCTGCAGCCGCTGGGCCGCTCTAATCTGATCATCTTCTTTATCGGCGTGGTGGCGGCCAATGTGTTCGCAGGTGTGCCGATCGCTTTCTCCTTTGCGCTGGCAACCTTCGGCTATCTCGCACTGACGACGACCACGCCGATGATGGTGATGGTCGGCCGGCTCGACGAGGGGATGTCCCACCTCATCCTGCTCGCGGTGCCGCTGTTCATCTTCCTGGGCGCGCTGATCGAAATGACCGGGATGGCCCGCGCCATGATCCAGTTCCTGGCGAGCCTGCTCGGCCATGTCAGAGGCGGCCTGTCCTATGTTCTCATCGGCGCCATGTATCTGGTGTCCGGCATTTCAGGATCGAAGATCGCCGACATGGCGGCGATTGCGCCGGTTCTGCTGCCGGAAATGCAGCGGCGCGGTGCCAAGCCCGGCGATCTCGTGGCGCTGCTCGCCGCCACGGGCGCACAGACCGAAACCATTCCGCCGAGCATTGTGCTGATTACCATCGGTTCGGTGACCGGCATCTCGATTGCCGCGCTCTTCACCGGTGGCCTGTTGCCGGCGCTGGTTGTCGGCGCCGCCCTTTGCGTGGTGGTGTGGCGACGCTATCGGCATGAGGATCTCAGTCACGTGCGGCGGTATTCAGCGCGCGAGATCGCAAAACTGGCGCTGCCCGCCCTGCCCGCAATCCTGCTGCCTTTTGTGATCCGCACCGCCGTCGTCGAGGGCGTCGCCACCGCGACGGAAGTGTCGACCATCGGGATCGTCTACGCCGTACTGATGGGACTTTTGGTCTATCGCCAGTTTCCCTGGAGGCGCCTCAAGCCGATGCTGGTCGAGACCGCTTCGCTGACCGGCGCCATTATCTTCATCGTAGGTAGCGCCACCGCGATGGCATGGGGCCTGACGCAATCGGGCTTTTCACAACAACTGGCGCAGGCGATGGCGGCGATTCCGGGCGGTGCCTATGGCTTCCTCGCAATCTCGATTCCCGCCTTCGTGATCCTCGGCAGCGTGCTGGAAGGCATTCCGGCGATCGTCCTGTTCGGGCCGCTGCTGTTTCCGATCGCCAAGCAGGCCGGCGTGCACGAGGTGCACTACGCTATGGTGGTGATCTTCGCGATGGGCATCGGCTTGTTCTCGCCGCCATTCGGCGTCGGGTATTACGGCGCCTGCGCCATCAGCAGGATCTCGCCGGATGAGGGCCTGAAGCACATCTGGGGCTATGTCGTCGCGCTGTTTGTCGGGCTCCTCATTGTCGCCGCGGTGCCGTGGCTGTCGACCGGATTTCTCAAATTCTGA
- a CDS encoding TRAP transporter substrate-binding protein has protein sequence MILSRRRALQALSALPAAGLIGAMPRVARAAEFSLKYGNNLPLTHPLNIRAQEAAERIAKETDGRVEIAIFPNNQLGGDTDMLAQVRSGAITFFTPSALVAATLVPVAAINAVGFAFADYDQVWKAMDGPLGAHVRTAMAKVGLHAFEKMWDNGFRQITSGAKPIETAKDMDGLKIRVPVSPLSISMFKALAASPTSLQFSEVYSSLQTRIVDAQENPLPIIQVAKLYEVQKYCAISNHIWDGFWFIANGRAWRALPADLKTIVADAINDAGLKQREDIKAFNATVQSDLQARGLTFTKPAPDSFRSKLRETGFYGEWKTRFGEEAWGLLENAIGKLA, from the coding sequence ATGATCCTGTCTCGTCGGCGTGCCCTGCAGGCCCTGTCGGCTCTTCCCGCAGCGGGTCTCATTGGCGCCATGCCGCGCGTCGCGCGCGCCGCGGAATTCTCGCTGAAATACGGCAACAACTTGCCGCTCACTCATCCGCTTAACATCCGGGCGCAGGAAGCCGCCGAACGGATCGCCAAGGAAACTGACGGCCGCGTCGAGATCGCCATCTTCCCCAACAACCAGCTTGGCGGCGATACCGATATGCTGGCGCAGGTGCGCAGCGGCGCGATCACCTTCTTCACGCCATCGGCGCTTGTCGCCGCGACCCTCGTGCCGGTCGCCGCGATTAATGCCGTGGGTTTTGCTTTTGCCGACTACGACCAGGTCTGGAAGGCGATGGACGGCCCGCTCGGCGCGCATGTCCGCACCGCGATGGCCAAGGTCGGCCTCCATGCTTTCGAGAAGATGTGGGACAACGGCTTTCGCCAGATTACGAGCGGCGCCAAACCGATCGAGACCGCCAAGGACATGGACGGGCTGAAGATCCGCGTGCCGGTGAGCCCGCTCAGCATCTCCATGTTCAAGGCGCTCGCGGCATCGCCGACGAGCCTGCAGTTCAGCGAAGTCTATTCGTCGCTGCAGACCCGCATCGTCGATGCGCAGGAAAACCCGCTGCCGATCATCCAGGTCGCCAAACTCTATGAAGTGCAGAAGTACTGCGCCATCAGCAACCATATCTGGGACGGCTTCTGGTTCATCGCCAATGGCCGCGCCTGGCGGGCCTTGCCGGCCGACCTCAAGACCATCGTCGCCGACGCCATCAACGACGCTGGCCTGAAGCAACGCGAGGACATCAAGGCGTTTAATGCGACAGTGCAATCGGACCTGCAGGCCAGGGGGCTGACCTTCACCAAGCCGGCGCCGGACAGCTTCCGCTCCAAGCTGCGCGAGACCGGCTTCTACGGCGAGTGGAAGACCCGCTTCGGCGAGGAGGCCTGGGGCCTGCTCGAAAACGCAATCGGCAAGCTGGCCTGA
- a CDS encoding LacI family DNA-binding transcriptional regulator: MDKHAAPPLSRIVDVARRANVSTATVDRVLNRRPGVRPITQQRVLAAASELNYMPAEDLLAAMKPKPMRLLFLLPAGTNRFLATLGQLIAHSEARLAPFNIRCQVDYIKSFNAELLARRLWHYRDKVDGIAFMALEHPAIRETVDMLAERGVPTVTVISDILNARRVAYLGLDNRSTGRTAGYLIARFVGARPAKVAMIAGSLSYRAHEEREMGFLHVFEELFPLIKVVGLREGHDDADRNYRQTRMLLARHPDLAGIYNIGGAADGVGRALKEMNRARETVFVGHGLTSDTRSLLIDGTMDAVITQNQLHTMMSCIGIFDNLRAGRSAMHGIETPRSEIIFRENIPGSGVSA, from the coding sequence ATGGACAAGCACGCAGCGCCGCCGCTGAGCCGCATTGTCGACGTGGCACGCCGTGCCAACGTGTCCACCGCAACCGTCGACCGTGTACTTAATCGCAGGCCCGGCGTGCGACCGATCACGCAGCAGCGCGTGCTCGCTGCTGCGTCCGAGTTGAACTACATGCCAGCCGAGGATTTGCTTGCGGCGATGAAGCCGAAGCCGATGCGGCTTCTGTTCCTGCTGCCGGCGGGCACCAACCGGTTTCTCGCGACGCTCGGACAGTTGATCGCCCACTCCGAGGCGCGCCTTGCACCTTTCAATATTCGTTGCCAGGTCGATTACATCAAGAGCTTCAACGCTGAACTGCTGGCGCGGCGGCTCTGGCATTACCGCGACAAGGTTGACGGCATCGCCTTCATGGCGCTGGAACATCCTGCCATTCGCGAGACCGTCGATATGCTCGCCGAGCGCGGCGTGCCGACCGTCACCGTGATCTCGGATATCCTCAATGCGCGCCGGGTCGCCTATCTCGGCTTGGACAATCGCTCGACCGGACGAACGGCCGGCTACCTGATCGCGCGGTTCGTCGGAGCGCGGCCTGCGAAGGTGGCCATGATCGCAGGCAGCCTGAGCTACCGTGCCCACGAAGAGCGTGAGATGGGCTTCCTGCACGTCTTCGAGGAGTTGTTTCCCCTGATCAAGGTCGTAGGCCTGCGCGAGGGACATGACGATGCCGACAGGAATTATCGCCAGACGCGCATGTTGCTCGCTCGGCACCCGGATCTCGCGGGGATTTACAACATCGGCGGTGCGGCTGATGGCGTCGGACGGGCACTGAAGGAGATGAACCGCGCGCGCGAGACCGTGTTCGTCGGGCATGGTCTGACGTCGGACACGCGCAGCCTCCTGATCGACGGGACCATGGACGCGGTCATTACCCAAAATCAGCTACATACGATGATGAGTTGTATCGGCATCTTCGACAATCTGCGCGCCGGCCGAAGCGCCATGCACGGCATCGAGACGCCGCGCAGCGAGATCATTTTTCGCGAGAATATTCCGGGATCAGGCGTCTCAGCGTGA
- a CDS encoding TetR/AcrR family transcriptional regulator: MQAGRDAILQAARTEFAKSGFHGTKMRDIAQRAGVSQGLLHHHFQGKDGLWNAVGEQASAEFLAYVADVVAQETLGVESIPTAIRTYLRYWREHPDAFRINLWRLLDGPTEERKSRSRSLNERAVPLIKQAQQAGLLRNDMPTGLVLCIAGSLVQFWLHSRIEMQDAIEIGGGEMPDDEEFIRHIMRLIEAPARSAAQPPRSL; the protein is encoded by the coding sequence ATGCAAGCCGGACGCGACGCCATCCTTCAGGCGGCGCGGACGGAATTTGCGAAGAGCGGATTTCACGGCACCAAGATGCGCGACATTGCGCAGCGGGCAGGCGTCTCCCAGGGGCTGCTTCACCATCATTTCCAGGGCAAGGACGGGCTCTGGAACGCGGTTGGGGAGCAAGCCTCCGCTGAATTCCTCGCCTATGTCGCGGATGTCGTCGCGCAAGAAACACTCGGTGTCGAATCGATTCCGACGGCCATCCGGACCTACCTGCGGTACTGGCGCGAGCATCCGGATGCGTTTCGCATCAACCTGTGGCGCTTGCTCGATGGGCCGACTGAAGAACGCAAATCGCGTTCGCGCAGCTTGAACGAGCGAGCCGTTCCGCTCATCAAGCAAGCGCAGCAAGCCGGACTCTTGCGAAACGACATGCCGACCGGCCTGGTGCTGTGCATCGCCGGAAGTTTGGTGCAATTCTGGTTGCACAGCCGAATAGAAATGCAGGATGCGATCGAAATTGGTGGCGGGGAAATGCCGGACGATGAGGAATTTATCCGTCACATCATGCGATTGATCGAAGCACCGGCGCGTTCCGCGGCTCAGCCGCCGCGATCGCTCTGA
- a CDS encoding TonB-dependent receptor — MARPAIQLQEITVTARKRPEVEKDVPISLTTVEGAQLEDLSKTRSNADLARSVPNFNFVDLGGQSSNLANIRGVGSFSPVSPDDTSVVFYVDEAPQSVYGIAPNLLDTERVEVLRGPQGTLFGRNAQGGAVNIVSRLPTFDRSFSLTGEWGTKGYGLGELIANSPLIADLLAGRVAMRYSNYGGDVPNILLGGNDAATKIGAFRGSLLYTPTDRTTVTFSGSYNKDDDTVPRWLLRGAADFPVSAVNPRNDVDRENQNYNLKVKHDFGPIVFDSVSNFQRTTSFQVTDLTDSLVFSKLTGLPRAFFSVPGADIANIGIGENTWMQELRLSAPKESAIAWTTGLNLFRTEVALDGNARSITPAFATATGIRNNDFSTNSYAAFGEATVPLIGALKGTLGLRATHEEKTASYRYNGVGTPGTVASYAQDLGLKDDFLTGRAGLSYDWTRDFMTYVTAARGYVTGGFPANSINNPLGKPEAPFAASTSWTYEAGFKSELFGHRVKLTGALFFNDVKNGHLFVFNVPTASFTVATLDYQSWGGELEGTVRLTPTFEVFGGVGITRAELVNVPIGSATGAKNGGRVPNVAPVTANVGFQHQVSAAHLGLNGDFFVRGNYQFVGTRAADVANSFDLPSYGIVNGKFGWKGQNFKTYVFANNLLDERYEAFGQSFGPTTQSVRVGQGRIVGLGATAKF, encoded by the coding sequence GTGGCTCGCCCGGCAATCCAACTCCAGGAGATTACGGTTACGGCCCGCAAGCGACCCGAGGTCGAAAAAGATGTACCTATCAGTCTGACGACGGTTGAGGGTGCGCAGCTCGAGGACCTTTCCAAGACCCGCTCAAATGCCGACCTCGCGCGCTCCGTACCAAATTTCAATTTCGTCGATCTCGGAGGGCAGTCCTCAAATCTTGCCAATATCCGCGGCGTCGGATCGTTCTCGCCGGTATCTCCGGACGATACCTCCGTCGTCTTCTACGTCGATGAGGCGCCGCAGTCGGTGTATGGCATTGCACCGAACCTGCTTGATACCGAGCGGGTCGAGGTTTTGCGCGGGCCGCAAGGAACGTTGTTCGGCCGTAATGCGCAAGGCGGCGCAGTGAACATCGTCTCACGCCTGCCGACGTTTGATCGCTCCTTCTCGCTGACCGGTGAATGGGGAACCAAGGGTTACGGCCTGGGCGAGTTGATCGCGAACTCTCCGCTAATCGCAGATCTCCTCGCCGGACGCGTGGCGATGCGTTACTCGAACTACGGTGGTGACGTTCCGAACATCCTGCTCGGCGGCAATGATGCCGCTACGAAAATCGGCGCATTCCGCGGCTCACTTCTCTACACGCCGACCGATCGCACCACCGTCACCTTCAGCGGGTCCTACAACAAGGACGACGACACCGTGCCGCGCTGGCTGCTGCGCGGCGCGGCTGATTTTCCCGTAAGCGCCGTCAATCCGCGCAATGACGTGGATCGCGAGAACCAGAACTACAATCTAAAGGTCAAGCACGACTTCGGGCCCATTGTCTTCGATTCCGTCTCGAACTTTCAGCGCACCACCTCGTTTCAAGTCACTGATCTCACCGACTCCCTCGTATTCTCGAAGCTCACCGGCTTGCCGCGCGCCTTCTTCAGCGTGCCGGGTGCGGATATCGCGAACATCGGCATCGGTGAGAATACCTGGATGCAGGAGCTTCGGCTCTCCGCGCCGAAGGAGAGCGCGATTGCCTGGACCACGGGCTTGAATCTTTTTCGCACCGAAGTGGCGCTCGACGGCAACGCCCGTTCCATCACGCCGGCTTTTGCTACGGCGACCGGAATCCGTAACAACGACTTTTCGACCAACAGCTACGCGGCTTTCGGCGAGGCGACGGTGCCGCTCATCGGTGCGCTCAAAGGTACATTGGGGCTGCGCGCGACGCATGAGGAGAAAACGGCTTCCTATCGCTACAACGGCGTCGGCACGCCCGGCACCGTCGCCAGCTATGCCCAAGATCTCGGCCTGAAGGATGACTTCCTTACCGGTCGCGCCGGTCTGAGCTACGACTGGACGCGAGACTTCATGACCTATGTCACCGCCGCACGTGGATATGTGACGGGAGGGTTCCCGGCCAATTCCATCAACAATCCGCTCGGCAAGCCCGAGGCCCCGTTCGCTGCTTCCACAAGCTGGACCTATGAGGCCGGCTTCAAGTCCGAACTGTTCGGCCATCGTGTCAAACTGACCGGCGCGCTGTTCTTCAACGACGTCAAGAACGGACATCTGTTCGTCTTCAATGTCCCAACGGCATCATTCACCGTCGCAACGCTGGACTATCAGTCCTGGGGTGGCGAACTCGAGGGTACCGTCCGCCTCACGCCCACCTTTGAGGTGTTCGGAGGTGTTGGCATTACCCGCGCCGAGCTCGTCAACGTTCCGATCGGCAGCGCGACCGGCGCGAAGAACGGCGGCCGCGTTCCGAACGTGGCGCCCGTGACCGCCAATGTGGGCTTCCAGCATCAGGTTTCGGCCGCGCACCTTGGGCTCAACGGCGACTTCTTCGTTCGCGGCAACTACCAGTTCGTCGGTACTCGCGCGGCAGATGTCGCCAACAGCTTCGACCTCCCATCGTACGGCATTGTCAACGGCAAGTTCGGTTGGAAAGGGCAGAACTTCAAGACCTATGTCTTCGCGAACAATCTGCTCGACGAGCGCTACGAGGCCTTCGGACAAAGTTTTGGACCCACGACGCAATCCGTGCGCGTCGGACAGGGCCGCATCGTGGGCTTAGGGGCAACCGCGAAGTTCTAG